The Streptomyces sp. NBC_01268 genome window below encodes:
- a CDS encoding RelA/SpoT family protein: MPDEAQPLSAAQPEQQADQAATGPDAPRNKPAETRPRPAAQAPAPAPAVRPTPATPSRSGGSSSRVRARLARLGVQRSSPYNPVLEPLLRIVRSNDPKIETATLRQIERAYQVAERWHRGQKRKSGDPYITHPLAVTTILAELGMDPATLMAGLLHDTVEDTEYGLDTLRRDFGDQVALLVDGVTKLDKVKFGEAAQAETVRKMVVAMAKDPRVLVIKLADRLHNMRTMRYLKREKQEKKARETLEIYAPLAHRLGMNTIKWELEDLAFAILYPKMYDEIVRLVAERAPKRDEYLAIVTDEVQADLRSARIKATVTGRPKHYYSVYQKMIVRGRDFAEIYDLVGIRVLVDTVRDCYAALGTVHARWNPVPGRFKDYIAMPKFNMYQSLHTTVIGPNGKPVELQIRTFDMHRRAEYGIAAHWKYKQEAVAGASKVRADVPKKAGKDDHLNDMAWLRQLLDWQKETEDPSEFLESLRFDLSRNEVFVFTPKGDVIALPAGATPVDFSYAVHTEVGHRTIGARVNGRLVPLESTLDNGDLVEVFTSKAAGAGPSRDWLGFVKSPRARNKIRAWFSKERRDEAIEQGKDAIARAMRKQNLPIQRILTGDSLVTLAHEMRYSDISSLYAAIGEGHVTAQSIVQKLVQALGGEEAATEDIEEAAPPTRGRSKRRSNADPGVVVKGVDDVWVKLARCCTPVPGDPIIGFVTRGSGVSVHRSDCVNVDSLSREPERILEVEWAPTQSSVFLVAIQVEALDRSRLLSDVTRVLSDQHVNILSAAVQTSRDRVATSRFTFEMGDPKHLGHVLKAVRGVEGVYDVYRVTSARRP, encoded by the coding sequence TTGCCAGACGAGGCCCAGCCACTCTCCGCCGCGCAGCCCGAGCAGCAGGCCGACCAGGCCGCGACGGGACCCGACGCGCCCCGGAACAAGCCCGCGGAGACCCGGCCCCGGCCCGCCGCCCAGGCCCCCGCTCCCGCCCCCGCCGTACGGCCCACCCCCGCGACGCCGAGCCGCTCGGGCGGCTCCTCCAGCCGCGTCCGCGCCCGGCTGGCCCGCCTCGGCGTCCAGCGCTCCTCCCCGTACAACCCGGTCCTCGAACCGCTGCTGCGGATCGTGCGCTCCAACGACCCGAAGATCGAAACGGCGACATTGCGCCAGATCGAGCGGGCCTACCAGGTCGCCGAGCGCTGGCACCGCGGCCAGAAGCGCAAGAGCGGCGACCCGTACATCACCCACCCGCTCGCGGTCACCACGATCCTCGCCGAGCTGGGCATGGACCCGGCGACGCTGATGGCCGGCCTGCTGCACGACACCGTCGAGGACACCGAGTACGGCCTGGACACCCTGCGCCGCGACTTCGGCGACCAGGTCGCCCTGCTCGTCGACGGCGTCACCAAGCTGGACAAGGTCAAGTTCGGCGAGGCCGCCCAGGCCGAGACGGTCCGCAAGATGGTCGTCGCCATGGCCAAGGACCCGCGCGTCCTGGTCATCAAGCTCGCCGACCGCCTGCACAACATGCGCACGATGCGCTACCTCAAGCGGGAGAAGCAGGAGAAGAAGGCCCGCGAGACCCTGGAGATCTACGCCCCGCTGGCACACCGGCTGGGCATGAACACCATCAAGTGGGAGCTGGAGGACCTCGCCTTCGCGATCCTCTACCCCAAGATGTACGACGAGATCGTCCGGCTGGTCGCCGAGCGCGCTCCCAAGCGCGACGAGTACCTGGCCATAGTGACCGACGAGGTCCAGGCCGACCTGCGCTCCGCCCGCATCAAGGCCACCGTCACCGGCCGGCCCAAGCACTACTACAGCGTCTACCAGAAGATGATCGTCCGCGGCCGGGACTTCGCGGAGATCTACGACCTGGTCGGCATCCGCGTCCTCGTGGACACCGTCCGCGACTGCTACGCGGCCCTCGGCACCGTCCACGCGCGATGGAACCCGGTCCCCGGCCGGTTCAAGGACTACATCGCGATGCCGAAGTTCAACATGTACCAGTCGCTGCACACGACGGTCATCGGGCCCAACGGCAAGCCCGTCGAGCTCCAGATCCGCACCTTCGACATGCACCGGCGCGCCGAGTACGGCATCGCCGCGCACTGGAAGTACAAGCAGGAGGCCGTCGCCGGCGCCTCCAAGGTCCGCGCCGACGTGCCCAAGAAGGCCGGCAAGGACGACCACCTCAACGACATGGCCTGGCTGCGCCAGCTGCTCGACTGGCAGAAGGAGACCGAGGACCCCTCGGAGTTCCTGGAGTCGCTGCGCTTCGACCTCTCCCGCAACGAGGTCTTCGTCTTCACCCCCAAGGGCGACGTCATAGCGCTGCCCGCGGGCGCCACCCCGGTCGACTTCTCCTACGCCGTCCACACCGAGGTCGGGCACCGCACCATAGGGGCCCGGGTCAACGGCCGGCTCGTGCCGCTGGAGTCCACCCTCGACAACGGCGACCTCGTCGAGGTCTTCACCTCCAAGGCCGCGGGCGCCGGACCCTCCCGGGACTGGCTCGGCTTCGTCAAGTCCCCGCGGGCCCGGAACAAGATCCGTGCCTGGTTCTCCAAGGAGCGCCGCGACGAGGCCATCGAGCAGGGCAAGGACGCCATCGCGCGGGCCATGCGCAAGCAGAACCTGCCGATCCAGCGGATCCTCACCGGCGACTCGCTCGTCACCCTCGCGCACGAGATGCGCTACAGCGACATCTCCTCGCTGTACGCGGCGATCGGCGAGGGCCACGTCACGGCCCAGTCGATCGTGCAGAAGCTGGTCCAGGCGCTCGGCGGCGAGGAGGCCGCCACCGAGGACATCGAGGAGGCCGCCCCGCCGACCCGCGGCCGCTCCAAGCGCCGGTCGAACGCCGACCCCGGTGTCGTCGTCAAGGGCGTCGACGACGTCTGGGTCAAGCTGGCCCGGTGCTGCACGCCGGTGCCCGGCGACCCGATCATCGGCTTCGTCACCCGTGGCAGCGGCGTCTCGGTGCACCGCAGCGACTGCGTGAACGTCGACTCGCTGTCCCGCGAGCCCGAGCGGATCCTCGAGGTCGAGTGGGCCCCCACCCAGTCCTCGGTCTTCCTCGTCGCCATCCAGGTCGAGGCGCTGGACCGCTCCCGGCTGCTCTCGGACGTCACCCGGGTCCTGTCGGACCAGCACGTCAACATCCTGTCGGCGGCCGTGCAGACCTCCCGCGACCGGGTGGCCACCTCGCGGTTCACCTTCGAGATGGGCGACCCGAAGCACCTGGGACACGTCCTGAAGGCCGTCCGTGGCGTCGAGGGCGTCTACGACGTCTACCGGGTCACCAGCGCCCGGCGCCCCTGA
- the secD gene encoding protein translocase subunit SecD, which yields MAAPKKGRRPAGGQSRPGRALALIVIAMVALTGGMFWSGHTTPRLGIDLAGGTSITLKAKAEPGQESAVNETNMNTAVGIIERRVNGLGVSEAEVQTQGRENIIVNIPKGSNEKQAREQVGTTAQLYFRPVLAVAAAEQPAPNASSSPSPKPSASGATADKGKTDKSATPTATASSQGRAVTEALKAPSPTPTSSTTPKSTGTPKTDTPADPATAALQQKFATLNCLDPKQRTAVGNGVKATDTAVACGKNAIGQWEKYILGPAEVDGKDVDDAKGVFDQQRGMWIVNMEFTSGGAKKFQKITSKLSQQQEPQNQFAIVLDGEVVSAPSVRTTLSANAEISGSFNQQSAQDLGNILSYGALPLTFDTQSVDTVTAALGGEQLQAGLIAGAIGLALVIIYLVVYYRGLSLIAILSLGVSALLTYVIMALLGPAIGFALNLPAVCGAIVAIGITADSFIVYFERIRDEIREGRTMRPAVERAWPRARRTIMVSDFVSFLAAAVLFIVTVGKVQGFAFTLGLTTLLDIVVVFLFTKPVMTLLARTKFFGNGHKWSGLDPKRLGAKPPLRRSRRQSVSAAGPVDTKEA from the coding sequence GTGGCAGCACCGAAGAAGGGCCGAAGGCCGGCGGGGGGACAGAGCCGGCCGGGCCGCGCCCTGGCACTCATTGTGATCGCCATGGTCGCGCTCACCGGAGGCATGTTCTGGTCGGGGCACACCACCCCGCGCCTGGGCATCGACCTCGCGGGCGGTACGTCGATCACGCTCAAGGCGAAGGCGGAGCCCGGACAGGAGTCCGCCGTCAACGAGACCAACATGAACACCGCGGTCGGCATCATCGAGCGCCGTGTCAACGGTCTGGGTGTCTCGGAAGCCGAGGTCCAGACGCAGGGCCGCGAGAACATCATCGTGAACATCCCCAAGGGATCGAACGAGAAGCAGGCCCGCGAGCAGGTCGGTACCACCGCCCAGCTGTACTTCCGCCCGGTCCTGGCCGTGGCCGCCGCCGAGCAGCCGGCGCCGAACGCCAGCTCCTCGCCGTCGCCGAAGCCCTCGGCTTCCGGCGCCACCGCGGACAAGGGCAAGACGGACAAGTCCGCCACCCCGACGGCCACCGCGTCCAGCCAGGGCCGCGCCGTCACCGAGGCTCTGAAGGCCCCGAGCCCGACGCCGACGTCCTCCACGACGCCGAAGTCGACCGGCACGCCGAAGACCGACACCCCGGCCGACCCGGCCACCGCCGCCCTGCAGCAGAAGTTCGCCACGCTGAACTGCCTGGACCCCAAGCAGCGCACCGCCGTCGGTAACGGCGTCAAGGCGACCGACACCGCCGTCGCCTGTGGCAAGAACGCGATCGGCCAGTGGGAGAAGTACATCCTCGGCCCGGCCGAGGTGGACGGCAAGGACGTCGACGACGCCAAGGGCGTCTTCGACCAGCAGCGCGGCATGTGGATCGTGAACATGGAGTTCACGAGCGGCGGCGCCAAGAAGTTCCAGAAGATCACCAGCAAGCTCTCGCAGCAGCAGGAGCCGCAGAACCAGTTCGCGATCGTGCTCGACGGCGAGGTCGTCTCGGCCCCGTCCGTGCGCACCACGCTGAGCGCCAACGCGGAGATCTCGGGCAGCTTCAACCAGCAGTCGGCCCAGGACCTCGGCAACATCCTGTCCTACGGTGCCCTGCCGCTCACGTTCGACACGCAGAGCGTCGACACCGTGACCGCCGCCCTCGGTGGCGAGCAGCTCCAGGCCGGTCTGATCGCCGGCGCCATCGGTCTCGCGCTGGTCATCATCTACCTGGTGGTCTACTACCGCGGCCTGTCGCTGATCGCGATCCTCAGCCTCGGCGTCTCGGCCCTGCTCACCTACGTGATCATGGCCCTGCTCGGCCCGGCCATCGGCTTCGCGCTGAACCTGCCGGCCGTCTGCGGCGCCATCGTGGCCATCGGCATCACGGCGGACTCGTTCATCGTGTACTTCGAACGCATCCGTGACGAGATCCGCGAGGGCCGCACGATGCGCCCGGCCGTCGAGCGCGCCTGGCCGCGGGCCCGGCGCACGATCATGGTCTCCGACTTCGTGTCGTTCCTCGCCGCCGCGGTGCTCTTCATCGTCACCGTCGGCAAGGTCCAGGGCTTCGCGTTCACGCTCGGCCTGACCACCCTGCTCGACATCGTCGTGGTGTTCCTCTTCACCAAGCCGGTGATGACGCTCCTCGCCCGCACGAAGTTCTTCGGCAACGGCCACAAGTGGTCCGGCCTCGACCCGAAGCGCCTCGGCGCCAAGCCGCCGCTGCGCCGCTCCCGCCGTCAGTCCGTATCCGCCGCAGGCCCTGTCGACACGAAGGAGGCGTGA
- the secF gene encoding protein translocase subunit SecF — protein sequence MSKLGDLGARLHRGEVGYDFIGNRRIWYGISILITITAIVALAVRGLNMGIEFQGGAVFTTPKTAVSVTQAQEYAEEASGHDAIVQELGSGSLRIQVGGLDTEKSDQVRTELAKDLNVPESKIAAELVGPSWGEQIATKAWTGLAVFMILVVIYLAIAFEWRMAVAALIALIHDLTITVGIYSLVGFEVTVGTVIGLLTILGYSLYDTVVVFDSLKEQTKGITKQTRWTYSEIANRSINGTLVRSINTTVVALLPVAGLLFIGGGVLGAGMLNDISLSLFVGLAAGAYSSIFIATPLVADFKEREPAMKALKKRIMAKRAAAAAKGESLDEDSDLSEGALAGEAAVVGQGRRGRSENRG from the coding sequence ATGTCGAAGCTCGGAGATCTCGGCGCCCGGCTCCACCGAGGTGAGGTCGGCTACGACTTCATCGGCAACCGCAGGATCTGGTACGGCATCTCGATCCTGATCACCATCACGGCGATCGTCGCCCTCGCGGTGCGCGGCCTCAACATGGGCATCGAGTTCCAGGGCGGCGCCGTCTTCACCACCCCGAAGACGGCCGTCTCGGTCACCCAGGCCCAGGAGTACGCGGAAGAGGCGTCCGGCCACGACGCGATCGTCCAGGAGCTCGGCAGCGGCTCCCTGCGCATCCAGGTCGGCGGTCTCGACACCGAGAAGTCCGACCAGGTCCGCACGGAGCTCGCCAAGGACCTGAACGTCCCCGAGTCCAAGATCGCGGCGGAGCTCGTCGGCCCCAGCTGGGGTGAGCAGATCGCCACGAAGGCCTGGACCGGTCTCGCGGTCTTCATGATCCTCGTGGTGATCTACCTCGCCATCGCCTTCGAATGGCGGATGGCCGTCGCGGCGCTCATCGCGCTCATCCACGACCTCACCATCACCGTCGGCATCTACTCGCTGGTGGGCTTCGAGGTCACGGTCGGTACGGTCATCGGTCTGCTGACGATCCTCGGTTACTCGCTCTACGACACGGTCGTCGTCTTCGACTCGCTCAAGGAGCAGACGAAGGGCATCACCAAGCAGACCCGCTGGACCTACAGCGAGATCGCCAACCGTTCGATCAACGGCACCCTGGTCCGTTCGATCAACACCACCGTCGTCGCGCTGCTGCCGGTCGCCGGCCTGCTCTTCATCGGTGGCGGCGTCCTCGGCGCCGGCATGCTGAACGACATCTCGCTGTCGCTGTTCGTGGGTCTCGCCGCCGGTGCGTACTCCTCGATCTTCATCGCCACCCCGCTCGTCGCCGACTTCAAGGAGCGCGAGCCGGCGATGAAGGCCCTGAAGAAGCGGATCATGGCCAAGCGGGCCGCCGCGGCCGCCAAGGGCGAGTCCCTCGACGAGGACAGCGACCTCTCGGAGGGCGCCCTCGCGGGTGAGGCCGCCGTCGTCGGCCAGGGCCGCCGCGGCCGCTCGGAGAACCGCGGATGA
- a CDS encoding adenine phosphoribosyltransferase, with translation MTAEAQSTTELLLSRIRDVPDYPKPGVLFKDITPLLADPEAFSALTDALAGLCAAQGATKIVGLEARGFILAAPVAVRAGLGFIPVRKAGKLPGATLRQAYELEYGTAEIEVHAEDLTPGDRVMVIDDVLATGGTAEASIELIRRAGAEVAGVAVLMELGFLPGRARLEPALAGAPLTALITV, from the coding sequence ATGACCGCCGAGGCCCAGAGCACCACGGAGCTGCTGCTCAGCCGCATCCGTGACGTCCCCGACTACCCGAAGCCCGGGGTGCTGTTCAAGGACATCACCCCGCTGCTCGCGGACCCGGAGGCGTTCAGCGCTCTGACCGACGCCCTCGCCGGGCTGTGCGCGGCGCAGGGTGCCACGAAGATCGTGGGCCTGGAGGCCCGCGGCTTCATCCTGGCCGCCCCGGTCGCCGTCCGCGCCGGTCTCGGCTTCATCCCGGTCCGCAAGGCCGGGAAGCTGCCCGGAGCCACCCTGCGGCAGGCGTACGAGCTGGAGTACGGCACCGCCGAGATCGAGGTGCACGCCGAGGACCTGACCCCGGGCGACCGGGTCATGGTCATCGACGACGTCCTCGCCACCGGCGGCACCGCCGAGGCCTCCATCGAGCTCATCCGGCGTGCCGGGGCCGAGGTCGCCGGCGTGGCCGTCCTGATGGAGCTGGGCTTCCTGCCCGGCCGGGCCCGCCTGGAGCCGGCCCTGGCCGGTGCTCCGCTCACCGCGCTCATCACCGTCTGA
- a CDS encoding DUF349 domain-containing protein: MSSDPWGRVDETGTVYVRTAEGEQVVGSWQAGTPEEALAYFERKYEGLVVEIGLLEKRVRTTDLSAKDASTAIEHIREQVREHHAVGDLAALSARLDKLTEAVESRREERKVQKAKQADEARSAKEALVTEAEELAQSEQWRAAGERLRALVDTWKGLPRLDRKSDDELWHRFSHARSAFSKRRKAHFAALDAQREDARKAKEKLVAEAEALSNSTDWGTTAARYRELMADWKAAGRAQREHEDELWNRFRGAQDVFFAARGGVFAERDAEQTENLKLKEELAVEAEKLVPVSDLKAARAAFRSLNERWEAIGHVPRDARPKVEGRMHAVERAIQEAEEAEWRRTNPEARARAAGLTGQLQDAVDKLQKQIDTARAAGNDAKADKLARELEGRQALLDQALKGLQEFGG, encoded by the coding sequence GTGAGCAGCGACCCGTGGGGCCGCGTCGACGAGACGGGCACCGTGTACGTGCGTACGGCCGAGGGCGAGCAGGTCGTCGGATCGTGGCAGGCCGGCACCCCTGAGGAGGCGCTGGCCTACTTCGAGCGCAAGTACGAGGGCCTGGTGGTCGAGATCGGCCTCCTCGAGAAGCGGGTGAGGACCACCGACCTCTCCGCGAAGGACGCCTCGACGGCGATCGAGCACATCCGCGAGCAGGTCCGGGAGCACCACGCGGTGGGCGACCTGGCCGCGCTGTCGGCCCGGCTCGACAAGCTGACCGAGGCGGTCGAGTCCCGCCGCGAGGAGCGCAAGGTCCAGAAGGCCAAGCAGGCCGACGAGGCGCGCTCCGCCAAGGAGGCCCTGGTCACCGAGGCCGAGGAGCTGGCCCAGAGCGAGCAGTGGCGTGCCGCGGGCGAGCGGCTGCGCGCGCTCGTGGACACCTGGAAGGGCCTGCCGCGCCTGGACCGCAAGTCGGACGACGAGCTGTGGCACCGCTTCTCCCACGCCCGCTCCGCCTTCTCCAAGCGCCGCAAGGCGCACTTCGCCGCGCTCGACGCGCAGCGCGAGGACGCCCGCAAGGCCAAGGAGAAGCTGGTCGCCGAGGCCGAGGCCCTCTCGAACTCCACCGACTGGGGCACCACGGCCGCCCGCTACCGCGAGCTGATGGCGGACTGGAAGGCGGCGGGCCGCGCCCAGCGCGAGCACGAGGACGAGCTGTGGAACCGCTTCCGCGGCGCCCAGGACGTCTTCTTCGCGGCCCGTGGCGGCGTCTTCGCCGAGCGTGACGCGGAGCAGACCGAGAACCTCAAGCTGAAGGAGGAGCTCGCGGTCGAGGCCGAGAAGCTGGTGCCGGTGTCGGACCTGAAGGCGGCCCGCGCGGCCTTCCGCTCCCTCAACGAGCGCTGGGAGGCCATCGGCCACGTGCCGCGCGACGCCCGCCCGAAGGTCGAGGGCCGGATGCACGCCGTGGAGCGCGCGATCCAGGAGGCCGAGGAGGCCGAGTGGCGCCGCACCAACCCGGAGGCGCGCGCCCGCGCCGCGGGTCTGACCGGCCAGCTCCAGGACGCGGTCGACAAGCTGCAGAAGCAGATCGACACCGCCCGCGCCGCCGGCAACGACGCCAAGGCCGACAAGCTGGCCCGCGAGCTGGAGGGCCGCCAGGCGCTGCTCGACCAGGCCCTGAAGGGTCTGCAGGAGTTCGGCGGCTGA
- a CDS encoding peptidylprolyl isomerase: MVTSDQRRRQLARDKYQRQQQRRADARRRSRRISVIAASLAVVLAAGGAVYLSVALSGDDKKSDNAATEPTNTPSPEQSTSSQPEPAMSVDKKASYTMALKTNQGDITITMDAAKAPHTVNSFKHLADKKYFDGTKCHRLTTSGIFVLQCGDPKGDGTGGPGYVIPDENLTGLGKAGADGSVTYPKGTVAMANAGANTGGSQFFLVYKDTKLPPNYTPFGTFDAAGLKVVEDVAKAGVQGGAGDGAPQKGVTIEKAVVGKK; this comes from the coding sequence GTGGTCACCAGCGATCAGCGGCGGCGGCAGCTCGCCAGGGACAAGTACCAGCGTCAGCAGCAGCGACGCGCCGACGCCCGGCGCAGGTCGCGCCGGATCAGCGTCATCGCCGCCTCGCTCGCGGTCGTGCTCGCCGCGGGCGGCGCGGTGTACCTCTCGGTGGCGCTGTCCGGCGACGACAAGAAGTCGGACAACGCGGCGACCGAGCCGACGAACACGCCGAGCCCGGAGCAGAGCACGTCCTCGCAGCCCGAGCCGGCGATGTCCGTCGACAAGAAGGCCTCGTACACGATGGCCCTGAAGACCAACCAGGGCGACATCACGATCACGATGGACGCGGCCAAGGCCCCGCACACCGTGAACTCCTTCAAGCACCTCGCGGACAAGAAGTACTTCGACGGCACCAAGTGCCACCGCCTCACCACCTCGGGCATCTTCGTGCTCCAGTGCGGCGACCCGAAGGGCGACGGCACGGGCGGCCCGGGCTACGTCATCCCGGACGAGAACCTGACCGGGCTCGGCAAGGCGGGCGCGGACGGCTCCGTCACGTACCCCAAGGGCACGGTGGCGATGGCCAACGCGGGCGCGAACACCGGCGGCAGCCAGTTCTTCCTCGTGTACAAGGACACCAAGCTGCCCCCGAACTACACCCCGTTCGGCACCTTCGACGCGGCCGGCCTCAAGGTCGTCGAGGACGTGGCGAAGGCCGGCGTCCAGGGCGGCGCGGGCGACGGTGCGCCGCAGAAGGGCGTCACCATCGAGAAGGCCGTCGTCGGCAAGAAGTGA
- a CDS encoding MBL fold metallo-hydrolase has protein sequence MLIAGFPAGAWGTNCYVVAPAAGEECVIIDPGHQAAQGVEETLKKHRLKPVAVVLTHGHIDHVASVVPVCGAHDVPAWIHPSDRYMMSDPEKALGRSIGMPLMGELTVGEPDDVRELTDGARLQLAGLELSVAHAPGHTKGSVTFRTPETTEIPSVFFSGDLLFAGSIGRTDLPGGDMDEMLGSLARVCLPLDNSTVVLSGHGPQTTIGQERATNPYLRQVADGLGSSQAPRRGM, from the coding sequence GTGCTGATTGCCGGGTTCCCCGCCGGGGCCTGGGGCACCAACTGTTACGTGGTCGCCCCCGCCGCAGGCGAGGAGTGCGTCATCATCGACCCGGGCCACCAGGCCGCCCAGGGAGTCGAGGAGACGCTCAAGAAGCATCGGCTCAAGCCCGTCGCCGTGGTCCTCACCCATGGCCACATCGACCACGTCGCCTCCGTCGTCCCGGTCTGCGGCGCCCATGACGTACCCGCGTGGATCCACCCCTCCGACCGGTACATGATGAGCGACCCGGAGAAGGCCCTCGGCCGCTCCATCGGGATGCCCCTCATGGGCGAACTGACCGTGGGCGAGCCCGACGACGTGCGCGAGCTCACCGACGGCGCCCGGCTCCAGCTGGCCGGACTCGAGCTCTCCGTCGCCCACGCGCCCGGTCATACCAAGGGGTCGGTGACCTTCCGGACCCCCGAGACCACGGAGATCCCCTCCGTGTTCTTCTCCGGGGACCTGCTGTTCGCCGGCTCCATCGGACGCACCGACCTGCCCGGCGGTGACATGGACGAGATGCTCGGATCGCTGGCCCGCGTGTGCCTGCCGCTCGACAACTCGACCGTGGTCCTGTCGGGACACGGTCCCCAGACGACCATCGGCCAGGAGCGCGCCACCAACCCCTATCTGCGGCAGGTGGCCGACGGCCTCGGGAGTTCCCAGGCTCCCCGACGAGGAATGTGA